The genomic region ttctaacacacatgTGCCCCcctagaacatcatatgacccctaatgacaccatatgacccctaacgacaccatatgaccccttaggacatcatatgaccccttaggacaatatgatgtcctaatgggtcatatggtgtcttatggggtaatatggtattgtaacatatgtgtggccccttaggaccccatatgacccctaacgaaaccatatgacctcttaggagaccatatgacccctcagggcaCCATAAGacctcttataacatcctagtacatgacatgaccccttatgacactacatgactccttaggacaatatgatatcctaataggtcatatggtttcctaaggggttgaatattgtgttctaacacatttgtggccccttaggatcccatatgacccttaacgacaccatatgaccccttaggacaccatgtgacccctcaaaacaccatattaccccttacgaccatgtgatgtccatatggtgttttgacacatatgtggccccttatgacccctaatgacactgtatgaccccttaggataccatatgatcccttaggacaatttgatctcctaatgagtcatatggtgtcctaaggggttatatggtgtttgaAGACATGTGTGCCCCCTTgggaccccatgtgacccctaatgacaccatatgataccttaggacacaatatgagaccataggacaccatatgaccccttacgacaccatgatgtccatatggtgtcctaaggggttatacatggtgttctaacacatgcatgaccccttaggacaccatatgaccccttaggacaatatgatgtcctaatgggtcatatggtgtcctaaggggtcatgtggtggaagggaggttagagaaagagagggttagagagagagagagagagagagagagagagagagagagagagagagagagagagagagagagagagagtgagagagttgGGGAAATAAGGGTAAGGGGTTAAGAGGAGAGCAGTAGAGGGGCAAGTATCAacagagggagaggagagatagggagagaagtgAAGACAGAGATAAAGAGAGGGTAATTGTGGGGAGGGGGAGATAGAGTGAGGGAAttatgaagagagagggagagatatgatgGGGTAATTAAGGGGTAGGGGGAGGGGGAGAatgggagagggaagtatcaacaaagagctCAAGGGGGAGAGAGTTGTGAGAGATAGTGAGAGAGAGTTGGGGTAAAGTTATTGGGGAAGATAGGTGTGAGAGAGAGATGGTAATTGGGCAAGAGAGAATTTGAGAGATttgggggtaattagggggtaggaggagagggggggatgagaaagtatcaacaaagggagagagggagagatgaggagagaggttcaaagagagaggtccatagagaaggtaattagggggaggggaggggaggggaggggaggggaggggagaggggggagagggaagtatcaacaaaggggtagagagatagggggggagtatcaacaaaggaagagaaggGAGAGTTGGGGAGAGagcccctaattaccttctctctctATATTTTTGATAGTActtccctctccctcctctctctcccctccccctaattatcctcttTCTATcgctctcttcacctctctccacatctctccctctctccttttgttgatacttacctctctccctctcttcttatccactaattacaccagctctctcacattatttattcccctcaattaccctctctctctcacctctctcctcctatgcctTTATAGATAAttccctcccccactctccccaccccctaattactctccatatctctctcttcacctctctccccatatctcttctctctttgttgatactttcccgtCCCCccctcctcctaccccctaataatcccaaactctctctcattctctcttcaccccaatcatccCCCCCCTCTCTTCTTCGTCGACCACCTAATTACCTCTCTAgagcccccctctctctctttctctctctctccctctcactctctcttccccccaattaccctctccttctcatctctctccccctctccttttttggaTACTTCCCtctatgcctctccttgtcccctctgaattttgttgctagaaatgggaaggaaatgcagagagactagtctagttcttagggaagagagagtgagatagaggaggaagtgatgaagaggtagaaatacaAGTGTAGAGCTTGAGAGAAGGAATGAGGGATTCAATGAGagttagagagataggtctagagagagatatataaatatggacaaaagagagggaggaagaaacaaacaggtggattgataggtttaggagagagaggtagagaaaggaacaaagagagataacatggtttatcaaaatttattaaactcaataaaattcataaattttctattattaattacttatttattgtttcaattattttgagatgattgttacaaaaaaaatttgaaagagggaattcatatgaaaaagtcgtgagcttttgatgttttaaaaagGATGGATGAacttaaatttattataattattttttaaaacaaaatagtaAACCACTAGCTATTCCATATCGTAGAGCTCTGAAATACCTTTTCaatgcctgtaaaaaatcaaaattttgatatgaaatgcaaaagttatgcccaatttactaaaatatgtttttttaatttttcaaaaaattggatatccaattttaatggaTATTCGATTttaacggatatccgatttttaaaaacataattttttgccCTCTGTTTTTTGCTCGGGAGTGCTTTGAGATTTGGATTGGAAATGACAAGCCTCGAAAgtcaacagaaaaaaaaaaaaaaaaaaaaaaaacgtgtttttcagtgtTCCTTGTTTTTCTAGACTTTGCCTTGGTGGCTGACGAttttttttagccaaaattgataaaatgaaaaagggttttttaagggtattctcatctttccaacaatataaggtttgccttattttgatttttaaaaataataattatttattttctaattgaattctaactaaagtcctaattgataggctgattgaaaaacacccataactttcaaagggtatcacattttttgaatccgaaacatgcatcacattctatgcttcgtctGCTATAGGATTAAAACAAacaatgaatttcataaagtttagaccaagttaaggtggtcaaatgtatgagtttttgaatttctgaaaagtagtaaaaaattcataattaattatttgtttaaaaaaatttacaaaaaaacatgtatcacatctggacatgagtctactacttatattataaatattataaaaaaatattaagatttcatTGTGgatagggtggtcagacatatacttccttcttatctttttcctgaaatttaagtactactgcattgaaatttcaaattttaatcaaatagattttattttttttcaaaaaacaactaatagcttagaaactacattcaatttgctatagatcctcttcttacatatttttaaaataatgttcatagtttattcaaattttcatgtcaagttgtataactatgattttctgaaatttcattaccacttaaggccctgttttggcccaccatgatcctacacatacccgaATATGTGTGGAACATAATGGACAACCAAGGAGCTAGTGCGATTTCAAATGAGCCACTTAAACAAGTCAAAGCTTAGAATGTGTGTTGTTTAAGTTTGTTCGACATATGATActctttttttttaagattgttttgATAGTCCATTCTATTCCATCTTTTTCTAATTTTATATCAATATGATAGTGTACAatgcctttttctaaataaaatgaTCTATGAAATAAGATCCTTatattcatcatttttctaaaaagATCTACTTATAAACCATCTAAATAAATCAAAACTTAATAAGTTATTTGAACTCGTTAGTAGTTTTGCTATCATTATGAAATACTTTTTGACGACTAAAAAGACAAACAAATTTAAAGGTACTAAAGATAAACATTTAAGGCGTGTCTCCCACCCCAATATGATGTATGTACTTTTCACTAAAACACATtaatttgcaaaataaaaaatacacAATACTAGCTAATCAACTGTAATTATTCAATTATTTAGGTAAAAAGTGGAGGATCCACCAGCGGCAGACAATAGATGGGAACACGAGAAACCCGATGAGGCGTGGAGTCGTTGGAAAACTCAGTTGGAGCATTTAAGTCTCGTACAATGGCTCTctgtaaaataaaaaaattcacgaGGACGTCTGCATATCTTAAACTAAACGGTTACGTGGAAAAACTCCATCCTTACCCATTTTCTCTCCgacttcccctctccctctccctctcccatgGCGCTCACACACAGCAGGCGCGCGAGCGCAGACGGACTGCTCACAGAAGCTCTTCAAAACGCCTCTCTTCAAGTaaatcatcaccatcaccatcaccagcaAGAGATGAAATCATCAGTACTACCGCCTCCTGTGTGGGACTGTGGGAGTAGTCTCTATGATTCCTTCGAGCTCTTCAGCTTTTCTCAGCAACTGAATCGTGCAATTGCCGGGGAGGGAGTATCGCCGTCTTCTCTACCATCTGCTCGTATTGTGAAAGGCAAGCATGCCCGAAGTGTGTCAATGCCCCACATCGCCACCACATCCACCACTTCTCAACTCTATAAACCAGTTGTTATTAAGGAAGATGAGCCCATGAAAGTCGATGTAGATTTCTCTCATAATACTAACTTTGAGGCGCTGCATCCCAAGGCGCGGAAAAGATTCGGGGTTCCCAAATTAGTGCAGCGGCTCTTCAGCAGAGCGTTTCGGTACAGAAAGGGCGGAAGAGATCGTACCAAGTCCAAAGCTGGTGATGAACATCGCAAGGTCGGCAGATCAACGTCTGAGCGCATGCTTTGCTTTACACGGCCGCTTATTAAGGTCTGGTAGTATCTGAATCTGCTTCAGAGTCAAATAAGTTTAATGCCCATCTGGAAATACCCAGTTAAAAAAAATGTACTATTTCTTTTGGAAGCGATTCAATAACTTAGCAATGGAGGCACAGTATCAGATGGGTAACATGTAGGAGTGTTATGACCCAAATCTGCGCCTGGGCCACCGAGTTCGTCATTTGTTTTACAACTGTACCGAGCAGCTATTGAATTtgtatatttcatgttttaagtattCGATTGTTGCAAACTAGTTTTATCGTACTATAAACTCTCGTTTTCCAACGAAGAGAGAGCATATATAAATATAGCACAGAGGATCCCCACCGCTTCTGTGTCTGATTTGTTAACTATTCCATTCAATTTTACATAAATTATTGCACAACAAACACCGCGGAAATGACGTTGCCTCTTGATATGTTTTACTCTGCTTTCGAACGTTCTCGGATAGCATTAGTTGGATTGTCCAAGCATGTGTCcattttttaaaattctttttcaATAGTGGAGTATTTGTTACATAAAATTTATAGACTTTAATGCCAATTCTCCAATTTTAGTAGATATAATGAAAACATCTGTTACCTAGCAATTGATACTTAACTTTCTTTCTTCAGGGAAGAGCAACCTGGTTCATGTACTAATTCACTTTTTTatatctaatttttaatttttaattatttatttaaaaaaaattaaaaaataaataattaaaagttcattaataaatttcacatgtatcatAGTCGCTCATTTTATAGTATTTTTGAGTCATAATTGGACCATTTGTGCATCTTTATTGGTACCCACTgagacatttgtgcataagtattggcaattttaagtgcacggtTATTGAGGCATCTTTAAGCAGCTATCAAACACTTTAAAATGTGCACTTTTTAACCCTTGCAAACATAACCATCCCCACAACATGCATCGTTACTATCCAAAAGCCAAAACAaaagctataagcagttaagtcacatgtggagacaacaacaaaaaaaatcatcaaaatctgatgtaccgtTTAGAATCtgtgggtgcacaaagttagctataacgactactGGTGCACTTCCTCTATTTGATTTAGGTTTTTATCAACATATACTGAAAAGGATTGAGATAAAATTTGTTATCAAATATAAGAATATAATCATAATTTGTATGATTTTTTCATAATTCATGTATATTAGATAAGATTGTTTTTTAATTCAATTCTATTAGtttttcaatcacacacaatgatCTATCATATGAAAGAACAGAGTTCTTTGAAACATCGATTGAAAAATTAACATAATTGAATCTAGAAACAATTTTATCTAGATATATTTTAGATAAATTATTGCATAACGAACATTGCAGAAATAATGTTAAGTCTCTTTTGATATATTTTACTCTGATTTCAAATGTTATCCGATAGCATTAGTAGTTGGATTATCCAATATATgtctttttacaaaaaaaaatctttttcaatagTGAGTTAAATGTAGGAGTATTTTTTTACACCAAATATATAAACTTTACAAATCACATTATGTAATGTGAGTTATCTAGTTTTAGTGGATAGATTATGAAATGAAAATATGGGTTGCACATAGTAACTAATACTGAACTTTTCAAAATAAATTGTtgtaaatttatttgatttaaattttcATTGGAATTATAGGAAAAgattaaatgaatttttttattaaatgttataatattatttataattgGTATGAGTTTTTCATAATGTAGATTATATAAAATTGTTTGTGGATTCAATTTTGTTAATTTTTCAATCAATGTTTTAGATCATACTTAGTGATTCAATATTAACAAAAAGAGAGTGATTCAAATTATTGATTAAAAAATCAATATGATTGAATCTAAAAACATTTTTCAATGTTATTCATATTAAAAGCTCGCTACTTTATTAATTTCGTGCTCATAAAACTTAATGAAGTTTGAAAAAAAATCCTTTACCAAATATAATAGATGTGAATTGTTGAAAttgctaattttaaaataaattataaataattaatgatgctctgcaaaaaggattagaaaatctgtttgatggcaacacacacaagagcacaagaaacaaacgttagtgttagcaacaaaagattatcctaaacaggcatatcaagagagatattaagcatgaaatagaaagcatacaaatatagaatagataaactatactcctccaaatgctaatcaagatgctcatagttgctcctcccttgttcctctcctctccaagtcccaaatgagtgtagctctcagcttttagcactagccatggatgccatatggagattcaagatggttgaatatgataagcaaatactatgcaagagtagatagtgatgctatgaaaaagctctatgctaatgccagtataacaacaatactctaatgcttctttttgcttgaggagaagggttctatttatagaagaaatggggaaatgaaggtttaagattgaatggtttaatcaagggccaagtttgaaagttggggatccatgtgcacaattggcaccaataaaatggtgacaagtgtcaacataggattgggttgagagaagaggttggaggcattaaaggcttgagaagacctcatggttatctagaggctaagggtcaagtccaaattaagatttcAATAGTCAATGTTGATTCATACCTATCCTTGCTAGCCATACCTCCTTTTGATTGACCACAACAATGTGTTTTTTGGCATTGGGGAGGCCTCAATATTTCATTTGGGAACTGTACAACAATTTTGTGCACTCCTAATAGGTTGTACCACTTTTGCATAGGTTGTACTCCTTTACTTTAGGTTGTACACTTCATAACCAAATCATTGAGATTGTTAATAGTTTAGTTTAGACTTCAAAATTTTCTAAGTATATTTCCAAGCGATCGAATCAACATTTTGGGTTTCAACTCTCCATGCATATATATCAGTTTATTTTCAACATGTAGCACAATGTTCTCAATAATTTGGATTTTGTGGAACAATCAATTGGAGCACAATTTACTTTCAAGAATCCAATATTGTAATAAAATGGACATGATTTATCACCAGTAGTTTGATTATTATTGTCAAATATCTTAAATGTTTCATCATTGGATCCATGTTAGTATAAGATATTGATTAGTTTAAACTTTGGAtccatttatttttatattaatatttgtcAATTTGGCATGATCCAAGATTAGATGATATATTATGTCATATTGGCATTGACATAATTTTGCTTATCATCTATTAGTTTAAACATGATAAAAAGTTGCACATCATTGTCTTTCCTTAGTATTGAACAATTTATCAGTTTGATATTGTTGTAATTTAGTCACCTAGTTGTCAACAAGTTGATTTCTATATTTACTATGATCCTCATTCTAGTCTCCATATGCTTTCACCTTGCTAACATAAAAAACTTAGTGATCAACAAAAGCTAAGATTTGAGTTGATTGTTATAATTTTGTGAAATTATGCTAAATATCCTTCCAAGGGCATTACAATAATAGATCTTGTAATGCTTGTTTTAAGAGTTGTTTCACTTGATATGCATAGTTTACAAACTCTATGTGCATTACATCATCCTTCATAATGTTGCCACGATGACACTTGATCATCTAAGTTTGTGATTTCTTGAGAGCATTCAATTCGAAGAAGAGTGGACTATCATGTCCACTTTTCAGAACTAAAGGAATTGATTGAGGACACATACCTTATTCTTTATTTCTCATAGGctaagataaaaaataaataaaatgataataatATTTTAAGTGGGCCTAATCTCTTCATTTTAAAAAGGATAACTTAAATATTATTATAGAACCTCTATAAGACTTTAAAAGTGTACTTTTAAAAAATTTGAGTAAAAACGTAAATTCAAAcaaaagaccaaaaaaacaaatataaaaaagGCATTTCTCAAGACAAATCATCCAAATTGGTCATTTCATTTTTCCCtttcaaacaatttttttaagCATTCGTATCCATTAGAAATGATTTTATTAATGAATTACAATTGTGCTTAattgttaaagattataaacatttcctaGATTTTCATGTTGAATGTtcccaatttttttttatcattctaaGGTTGCACCTCCATTgaatattttatttgtgatgtttCTAGCCATCAATTCAATGAATCCAACCACCATAATGGCTGCATTTAACTTTGATCATTATTTTCAGCAATCATCATCAAGGTGCCTATGGTTTCAAATTGTTGTCACTTGAATATTTCAGTCATTAAATCAGTTGCAATTCATGTTTCCAACAATCATGTTGAGGGAGTGATGTTGAAACTAACATGGATTCAAATTTGTTGCATATTGACATTTTTATCCATTAATCAATGTTTTCAGACCTCATAATAGATGCACTAAACATTTGATTAATGTTTTTCAACCATATTTAATGTTGTGCCTATGCTTTGAATTATCTTGCTACTATTGTAAGCCATATCAAATATTGGATATTTTGGTTGGGTTGATATCCATCCTACATCTTATATCCTAGCACCACCTTgttaattttgaaaatgttaatGCTAATTTTGTTGAGAAGGGTTTAGATCTACAAAAATATTACATCATTGCTACCCTATTTCTATATATTGTGGAATTATTTATTGTAGTTACCAAATTTACAAAGTTTTTAAAATATATTGGTACAGTTAGAGGAGATAAATTGTTTTATCATATTTTGTTGATTTCCAAGCCCTATTTAATTTATTGAATTGCCATTTTGCCAAAGTTCATATCAACTTGTGGGGTTTGAATTTGTTGTTTGAAGTTGAGTATTTTACATGATAATGGTTTGCAAGTTTTATTATTGCTAATCAACATAAATTTCACCAAGGTTTGGCATCTCTATTTGGTATTTGTTCATAATCTAAGCTTGCATATGTTGGAAAATCTGTCTATTTCCAAAAGTTATTTGATTATGACATTACAAGACATCAAACAACTTTGTATAGCCCTTAATAGAAAGTGATTGTAAAGCATATGAACATGGCATTAATGGGGAGGGCTAAAGTCTTCTTTGTGTAGCCAACCTTCAGAAGTTCTAGGAAGAAATAATTGCCACAATTTCTTAATTGGTTAATTAATATACCTCCTACATGAATTCTTGTTAATAAGACTTCTATGGAGGCATGGCTAGGTAAAAAATCCTACTTAAGAAAAATTGATTAAAATTGGAAAACAAGATAGTTTAATGTATCTTCAATGGATATCCAATGTAGGTATGAAAGGGTGCAAACTTTAGAAGCTCGTGACCAAGGGAATTTTATACAACAAAATTATTATTTTACTAAAGGTAAGGATTCATTGATAAGTGCCCTTATTTTTTCCTTCATGAATTTTCAATTACAAATGACATATTTTTGGTTTCTATTCCCATGGAATATGTAACAATTGTAAAGAAGGTGAAAACAACTTTCTTTAGGCATCTTTATTTATTTCTAACAtagtaaatcatttaaaatattttgaaattaaacTATTTTGTTGCATAGTCAATCAATTATAACATAAGAATGTTGATTGTAATGATTCCTGAGGGGTACACTCTAAATGGATCCAATAATTAGGTAAAA from Cryptomeria japonica chromosome 3, Sugi_1.0, whole genome shotgun sequence harbors:
- the LOC131078417 gene encoding uncharacterized protein LOC131078417, translated to MALTHSRRASADGLLTEALQNASLQVNHHHHHHQQEMKSSVLPPPVWDCGSSLYDSFELFSFSQQLNRAIAGEGVSPSSLPSARIVKGKHARSVSMPHIATTSTTSQLYKPVVIKEDEPMKVDVDFSHNTNFEALHPKARKRFGVPKLVQRLFSRAFRYRKGGRDRTKSKAGDEHRKVGRSTSERMLCFTRPLIKVW